A stretch of the Streptomyces sp. NBC_01428 genome encodes the following:
- a CDS encoding urease subunit gamma produces MQLTPHEQERLLIHVAADVAEKRRARGVRLNHPEAIALITSHILEGARDGRTVAELMSSGRKILTRDDVMEGIPEMIHDVQVEATFPDGTKLVTVHDPIV; encoded by the coding sequence GTGCAACTGACCCCGCACGAGCAGGAGAGGCTGCTGATCCACGTGGCCGCCGACGTCGCCGAGAAGCGCCGGGCCCGCGGAGTGAGACTGAACCATCCGGAAGCGATCGCACTGATCACGTCGCACATCCTGGAAGGCGCCCGGGACGGCCGCACCGTCGCCGAGCTGATGTCCTCCGGACGCAAGATCCTCACCCGTGACGACGTCATGGAGGGCATCCCCGAGATGATCCACGACGTCCAGGTCGAGGCGACGTTCCCCGACGGGACCAAGCTCGTCACCGTCCACGACCCGATCGTCTGA
- a CDS encoding urease subunit beta — translation MIPGEILFADGPVLYNEGREVTRLTVLNAADRPVQVGSHYHFAEANPGLDFDRGAARGKRLNAAAGTAVRFEPGIPVDVELVPLAGARVVPGLRGETGGALDA, via the coding sequence ATGATTCCCGGAGAGATCCTCTTCGCCGACGGGCCCGTCCTCTACAACGAGGGCCGCGAGGTCACCCGCCTGACCGTCCTGAACGCCGCCGACCGCCCCGTCCAGGTCGGCTCCCACTACCACTTCGCCGAGGCCAACCCCGGACTGGACTTCGACCGCGGCGCCGCACGCGGCAAGCGGCTCAACGCCGCCGCGGGCACCGCCGTGCGCTTCGAGCCCGGAATCCCCGTCGACGTCGAACTCGTCCCGCTCGCCGGCGCCCGCGTGGTGCCCGGTCTGCGCGGCGAGACCGGAGGTGCCCTCGATGCCTGA
- a CDS encoding urease subunit alpha, producing the protein MPEISRAQYADLFGPTTGDRIRLADTDLLVEIEEDRSGGPGLAGDEAVFGGGKVIRESMGQSRATRADGTPDTVVTGVVIIDHWGIVKADVGIRDGRITGIGKAGNPDTMDGVHPDLVIGPETEIIAGNGRILTAGAIDAHVHLICPQIADEALASGITTLVGGGTGPAEGSKATTVTPGPWHLARMLEAMEGYPLNFGLLGKGNTVSQDAMLSQIRGGALGLKIHEDWGSTPAAIDAALTVADRTGIQVAIHTDTLNEAGFVADTLAAIGGRGIHAYHTEGAGGGHAPDIMSVVSESYVLPSSTNPTRPYTVNTAEEHLDMLMVCHHLNPAVPEDLAFAESRIRPSTIGAEDILHDLGAISIISSDSQAMGRVGEVIMRTWQTAHVMKRRRGALPGDSGADNHRVRRYVAKYTINPALAQGLAREIGSVETGKLADLVLWEPAFFGVKPHLVIKGGMIAYAQMGDANASIPTPQPILPRPMFGAIGRAPAANSFNFVAPLAIEDGLPERLSLGKRFVAIDSTRAVTKADMRENDARPQVRIDPDSFAVHIDGELVEATPAAELPMAQRYFLF; encoded by the coding sequence ATGCCTGAGATCTCGCGCGCCCAGTACGCCGACCTGTTCGGCCCCACCACCGGCGACCGCATCCGCCTCGCCGACACCGATCTGCTGGTCGAGATCGAGGAGGACCGCTCGGGCGGCCCCGGACTCGCCGGCGACGAGGCGGTGTTCGGCGGCGGAAAGGTCATCCGCGAGTCCATGGGCCAGTCGCGCGCGACGCGCGCCGACGGCACCCCGGACACGGTCGTCACCGGGGTCGTGATCATCGATCACTGGGGGATCGTCAAGGCCGACGTCGGTATCCGCGACGGCCGGATCACCGGCATCGGCAAGGCGGGCAACCCCGACACCATGGACGGGGTCCACCCCGATCTGGTGATCGGCCCGGAGACCGAGATCATCGCGGGCAACGGGCGCATCCTGACCGCGGGCGCCATCGACGCGCACGTCCATCTGATCTGCCCGCAGATCGCCGACGAGGCGCTCGCCTCCGGCATCACCACCCTCGTCGGCGGCGGCACCGGACCCGCGGAGGGCTCCAAGGCCACCACCGTGACGCCCGGCCCCTGGCACCTGGCCCGGATGCTGGAGGCGATGGAGGGCTACCCCCTCAACTTCGGTCTGCTCGGCAAGGGCAACACCGTCTCGCAGGACGCGATGCTGTCGCAGATCCGGGGCGGCGCGCTCGGCCTGAAGATCCACGAGGACTGGGGCTCGACGCCCGCCGCGATCGACGCCGCCCTCACGGTGGCGGACCGCACGGGCATCCAGGTCGCCATCCACACCGACACCCTCAACGAGGCGGGGTTCGTCGCCGACACCCTCGCCGCGATCGGCGGGCGCGGCATCCACGCGTACCACACCGAGGGCGCGGGCGGCGGGCACGCGCCGGACATCATGTCCGTGGTCTCCGAGTCGTACGTGCTTCCCAGTTCGACCAACCCGACCCGGCCCTACACCGTCAACACCGCCGAGGAACACCTCGACATGCTGATGGTGTGCCACCACCTGAACCCGGCGGTGCCCGAGGACCTGGCCTTCGCCGAGTCCCGCATCCGGCCGTCGACCATCGGCGCCGAGGACATACTGCACGACCTCGGCGCCATCTCGATCATCTCCTCCGACTCCCAGGCCATGGGACGGGTCGGCGAGGTGATCATGCGGACCTGGCAGACCGCCCACGTGATGAAGCGACGCCGTGGCGCGCTGCCCGGAGACAGCGGCGCGGACAACCACCGGGTCCGTCGCTATGTCGCCAAATACACCATCAACCCGGCGCTCGCGCAGGGCCTCGCACGGGAGATCGGCTCCGTCGAGACCGGCAAGCTCGCCGACCTGGTGCTGTGGGAGCCCGCGTTCTTCGGGGTCAAGCCGCACCTCGTCATCAAGGGCGGAATGATCGCCTACGCGCAGATGGGCGACGCCAACGCGTCGATCCCGACGCCGCAGCCGATCCTGCCCCGCCCGATGTTCGGGGCGATCGGGCGGGCGCCGGCGGCGAACTCGTTCAACTTCGTGGCGCCGCTCGCCATCGAGGACGGGCTGCCGGAACGGCTCTCGCTCGGCAAGCGGTTCGTGGCCATCGACTCCACCCGGGCGGTCACCAAGGCCGACATGCGGGAGAACGATGCACGGCCACAGGTACGGATCGACCCCGACAGCTTCGCCGTGCACATCGACGGCGAACTCGTCGAGGCGACTCCGGCCGCCGAACTGCCCATGGCCCAGCGTTACTTCCTCTTCTGA
- a CDS encoding urease accessory protein UreF, producing the protein MSRAALLVLADGRFPAGGHAHSGGAEAAVKAGRITGAAGLEEFCRGRLHTTGLVAASLAAAAALGGDPAALDAAADARTPSLALRGVARRLGRQLMRAARATWPCAELDQLAKEFPKGAHQPVVLGVAARAAGLGPEDAAYCSAYECVSGPASATVRLLSLDPFEATAVLARLTPELDVVAHAAASAARRVLDEGVEALPAASAPLLEISAEAHAAWPVRLFAS; encoded by the coding sequence ATGTCCCGCGCAGCACTGCTCGTCCTGGCCGACGGCCGGTTCCCCGCCGGAGGGCACGCGCACTCCGGCGGGGCCGAGGCCGCCGTGAAGGCCGGGCGGATCACCGGGGCGGCGGGCCTGGAGGAGTTCTGCCGGGGCCGGCTGCACACGACCGGACTCGTCGCGGCCTCACTGGCCGCGGCGGCCGCGCTCGGCGGTGACCCCGCGGCACTGGACGCCGCCGCCGACGCCAGAACCCCCTCCCTCGCCCTGCGAGGCGTCGCGCGCAGGCTGGGGCGGCAGCTCATGAGGGCAGCCCGCGCCACCTGGCCCTGCGCCGAACTCGACCAGCTGGCCAAGGAGTTCCCCAAGGGAGCCCACCAGCCGGTCGTCCTCGGAGTGGCGGCACGGGCGGCCGGACTCGGACCCGAGGACGCCGCGTACTGCTCCGCGTACGAGTGCGTCAGCGGGCCCGCGTCCGCGACGGTGCGGCTGCTGAGCCTCGACCCGTTCGAGGCCACGGCTGTCCTGGCCCGGCTGACACCGGAGCTGGACGTCGTCGCGCACGCGGCGGCGAGCGCGGCACGGCGGGTCCTCGACGAAGGGGTCGAGGCACTCCCCGCCGCCTCGGCACCCCTGCTGGAGATCAGCGCGGAGGCGCACGCCGCCTGGCCCGTCCGCCTCTTCGCGTCCTAG
- the ureG gene encoding urease accessory protein UreG — protein sequence MHLGHSHDGPAAISADAHRPDGHRRALRIGLGGPVGSGKTATVAALCRALRDELSLAVVTNDIYTREDAEFLLREAVLPPERITAVETGACPHTAIRDDISANLEAVEDLEDEVGPLDLILVESGGDNLTATFSKGLVDAQIFVIDVAGGDDIPRKGGPGVTTADLLVVNKTDLAPYVGSDLGRMAADAKAQRDELPVVFQSLRTEAGVADVAGWVRGRLAAWTA from the coding sequence ATGCATCTCGGCCACTCCCACGACGGCCCCGCCGCGATCAGCGCCGATGCCCACCGGCCCGACGGCCACCGACGTGCCCTGCGCATCGGACTCGGCGGACCCGTCGGATCGGGCAAGACCGCCACCGTCGCCGCCCTCTGCCGCGCCCTGCGCGACGAACTGTCCCTCGCCGTCGTCACCAACGACATCTACACCCGTGAGGACGCCGAGTTCCTGCTGCGCGAGGCGGTCCTGCCGCCCGAGCGCATCACCGCCGTGGAGACGGGTGCCTGCCCGCACACCGCGATCCGCGACGACATCTCCGCGAACCTCGAAGCGGTCGAGGACCTGGAGGACGAGGTCGGACCGCTGGACCTGATCCTCGTCGAGTCCGGCGGCGACAACCTCACGGCGACCTTCTCGAAGGGACTCGTCGACGCGCAGATCTTCGTCATCGACGTCGCGGGCGGGGACGACATCCCGCGCAAGGGCGGACCGGGCGTCACCACCGCCGACCTGCTCGTGGTGAACAAGACCGACCTGGCGCCCTACGTCGGCTCCGACCTCGGACGCATGGCCGCCGACGCCAAGGCCCAGCGCGACGAACTCCCCGTCGTCTTCCAGTCGTTGCGGACCGAGGCCGGCGTCGCGGACGTCGCCGGCTGGGTGCGCGGCCGGCTCGCCGCATGGACGGCATGA
- a CDS encoding urease accessory protein UreD gives MTTQGVRATARIEARADGRGGTALPVLDGEGPLALRRTRSSGTEARVTLVGAMSGPLGGDHLTVEARVGPDAHLRVGSAAATIALPGQAGGEARYDVRLDVAEDGELHWLPEQLISAGGSELSVVSRIDLRRGARLVFREEQVLGRVGEDPGRLTSRLTVRHDGRTLLDQELACGPGAPGGWDGPAVLAGRRALGQLVVVRPEFEEEPPPARLLGEYAALTPLAGPAVLVTALAPDALLLRRIMDEALRDLT, from the coding sequence ATGACCACCCAGGGCGTGCGCGCCACCGCACGGATCGAGGCCCGGGCCGACGGCCGGGGCGGGACGGCACTGCCGGTGCTCGACGGCGAGGGCCCGCTCGCCCTGCGCCGCACCCGCAGCAGCGGAACCGAGGCGCGGGTGACGCTGGTCGGCGCGATGAGCGGACCGCTCGGCGGCGACCACCTCACCGTGGAGGCACGGGTGGGACCGGACGCGCACCTGCGGGTCGGGTCGGCCGCCGCCACCATCGCCCTGCCCGGACAGGCCGGGGGCGAGGCCCGCTACGACGTGCGCCTCGACGTTGCCGAGGACGGTGAACTGCACTGGCTCCCCGAGCAGTTGATCTCCGCGGGCGGCAGTGAGCTGTCCGTCGTCTCACGCATCGACCTGCGGCGCGGCGCCCGGCTCGTCTTCCGGGAGGAGCAGGTCCTCGGGCGGGTCGGCGAGGACCCGGGACGCCTCACCAGCAGGCTCACCGTGCGCCACGACGGACGGACCCTGCTGGACCAGGAACTGGCGTGCGGCCCCGGCGCGCCGGGAGGCTGGGACGGGCCCGCCGTCCTCGCGGGGCGCCGGGCTCTCGGCCAGCTCGTCGTCGTACGACCGGAGTTCGAGGAGGAACCGCCGCCCGCGCGCCTGCTGGGGGAGTACGCCGCTCTCACCCCGCTCGCCGGGCCCGCCGTGCTCGTCACCGCGCTCGCCCCCGACGCCCTGCTGCTGCGGCGGATCATGGACGAGGCGCTGCGCGACCTCACGTGA
- a CDS encoding alpha/beta hydrolase, whose product MRSKRPTKRVTAFGSAGVLVTATLIAGAVAAPSATADSRHGWSHGQSREQRGAAVAADRAAKAGIDWQDCPADWGLVKPIQCGWVSVPLDYAHPHGKQIKLAVDRIGSTGTKEERQGALVYNPGGPGGSGMRFPTRVTGKNPLWVNTSKAYDFVGFDPRGVGHSAPISCIDPQEFVKAPKADPVPDSEADKRAQRKLAAEYADGCAERSGKAVLQQMTTPNTARDLDVIRAALGEKKLNYLGVSYGTYLGAVYGTLFPGHVRRMVVDSVVNPARENIWYEANLGQDVAFEGRWKDWEDWVAKNDAAFHLGDTRAKVQNQWLKLRAAAKKSPLGGVVGPAELISFFQSAPYYDSSWVPVATVFSKVVAGDTQAIVDAAAPDLSDTAGNASAENGNAVYTAVECTDAKWPTSWRKWDRDNSRLHKDYPFLTWANAWMNLPCATWPVKQQTPVEVTTGKGLPAVLIVQSTNDAATPYAGAVELHKRFKGSRLITEKGAGSHGVTGLLNPCINGRVDSYLLTGKTDAADVTCTPHATPQP is encoded by the coding sequence TTGAGGTCCAAGAGACCGACGAAGCGGGTGACGGCGTTCGGTTCGGCCGGCGTGCTCGTCACGGCGACCCTGATAGCCGGAGCCGTGGCGGCCCCGTCGGCCACCGCCGACTCGCGTCACGGCTGGAGCCACGGGCAGAGCCGCGAGCAGCGCGGTGCCGCCGTCGCCGCGGACCGGGCCGCCAAGGCGGGGATCGACTGGCAGGACTGCCCCGCCGACTGGGGCTTGGTGAAGCCCATCCAGTGCGGCTGGGTCAGCGTGCCGCTGGACTACGCACACCCGCACGGCAAGCAGATCAAGCTCGCCGTCGACCGGATCGGCAGCACCGGGACGAAAGAGGAGCGCCAGGGCGCCCTCGTCTACAACCCGGGCGGCCCCGGCGGCTCGGGCATGCGCTTCCCGACCCGGGTCACCGGCAAGAACCCGCTCTGGGTGAACACCTCGAAGGCCTACGACTTCGTGGGCTTCGACCCCCGCGGTGTCGGCCACTCCGCCCCGATCTCCTGCATCGACCCGCAGGAGTTCGTGAAGGCGCCCAAGGCGGACCCGGTCCCGGACAGCGAGGCCGACAAGCGCGCCCAGCGCAAGCTGGCCGCCGAGTACGCCGACGGCTGCGCCGAACGCAGCGGCAAGGCCGTGCTCCAGCAGATGACCACCCCCAACACCGCCCGCGACCTGGACGTCATCCGCGCCGCGCTCGGTGAGAAGAAGCTCAACTACCTGGGCGTCTCGTACGGCACCTACCTCGGCGCCGTCTACGGCACCCTCTTCCCGGGCCACGTGCGCCGCATGGTCGTCGACAGCGTCGTCAACCCCGCGCGCGAGAACATCTGGTACGAGGCCAACCTCGGCCAGGACGTGGCCTTCGAGGGCCGCTGGAAGGACTGGGAGGACTGGGTCGCCAAGAACGACGCCGCCTTCCACCTCGGTGACACCCGCGCCAAGGTCCAGAACCAGTGGCTGAAGCTGCGCGCCGCCGCGAAGAAGAGCCCCCTGGGCGGAGTCGTCGGCCCCGCCGAGCTGATCTCCTTCTTCCAGAGCGCCCCGTACTACGACTCCTCGTGGGTACCGGTCGCCACGGTGTTCAGCAAGGTGGTCGCCGGTGACACCCAGGCGATCGTGGACGCCGCCGCGCCCGACCTGTCCGACACCGCGGGCAACGCCTCCGCGGAGAACGGCAACGCCGTCTACACGGCCGTCGAGTGCACCGACGCCAAGTGGCCGACCAGCTGGCGGAAGTGGGACCGGGACAACTCCCGGCTGCACAAGGACTACCCGTTCCTGACGTGGGCCAACGCGTGGATGAACCTGCCGTGCGCCACCTGGCCGGTCAAGCAGCAGACGCCGGTCGAGGTCACGACCGGCAAGGGCCTGCCGGCCGTCCTGATCGTGCAGTCCACGAACGACGCCGCCACGCCGTACGCGGGTGCCGTCGAACTGCACAAGCGCTTCAAGGGCTCCCGCCTCATCACGGAGAAGGGCGCCGGTTCGCACGGTGTGACCGGTCTGCTCAACCCCTGCATCAACGGACGGGTGGACTCCTACCTGCTCACCGGGAAGACGGACGCGGCCGACGTGACGTGCACGCCGCACGCCACCCCGCAGCCGTAA
- a CDS encoding lysophospholipid acyltransferase family protein has translation MFYYVLKYVLLGPLLRLVFRPRIEGLEHVPSSGAAIVAGNHLSFADHFLMPAILKRRITFLAKAEYFTGPGIKGRLTAAFFRSAGQIPVDRSGKEAGQAAIREGLGVLAKDELLGIYPEGTRSHDGRLYKGKVGVAVMALRAEAPVIPCAMIGTFEAQPPGRKLPRIHPVAIRFGEPLDFSRYAGMENEKTVLRAITDEIMYAILTLSEQEYVDRYAADVKKEAAAKAESRRPFRRTPSS, from the coding sequence GTGTTCTATTACGTGCTCAAGTACGTTCTTCTTGGTCCGCTGTTGAGACTGGTCTTCCGGCCTCGGATCGAGGGCCTCGAGCACGTACCGTCGTCGGGCGCGGCCATCGTGGCCGGCAATCATCTGTCGTTCGCGGACCACTTCCTGATGCCGGCGATCCTGAAGCGCCGGATCACCTTCCTCGCGAAGGCCGAGTACTTCACGGGGCCGGGGATCAAGGGCCGGCTGACGGCCGCGTTCTTCCGCAGCGCGGGGCAGATCCCGGTCGACCGCTCCGGCAAGGAGGCCGGACAGGCCGCGATCCGCGAGGGCCTCGGCGTCCTCGCCAAGGACGAGCTGCTCGGCATCTACCCGGAGGGCACCCGGTCGCACGACGGCCGCCTCTACAAGGGCAAGGTCGGCGTGGCGGTGATGGCGCTGCGCGCCGAGGCACCCGTGATCCCCTGCGCGATGATCGGCACGTTCGAGGCGCAGCCCCCGGGCCGGAAGCTTCCGCGGATCCACCCGGTGGCGATCCGCTTCGGCGAGCCCCTCGACTTCTCGCGTTACGCCGGGATGGAGAACGAGAAGACGGTCCTGCGCGCCATCACCGACGAGATCATGTACGCCATCCTCACCCTCTCCGAGCAGGAGTACGTCGACCGGTACGCGGCCGACGTCAAGAAGGAGGCGGCCGCGAAGGCGGAGTCGCGGCGCCCGTTCCGCCGCACGCCGTCGAGTTGA